The Amycolatopsis coloradensis sequence TGCGAGTCCAGCCTGGCCTGTGTCTTCGGTGTCCGGCGGTACGGCATGGCAAGGAGTGAAGCACGGATTCCGCTCTTCAGTCCAGCTCTTCCCGGAACAGTTCGTGATCCACCGCGGTGGCCGTCACGAACCCCATGGCGGCCGCGGTCACCACGAACGTCATGCCCGACGGGCACGACTCCCGCCGCGCCAGGTCACCCGCGGCGTAGACACCCGGTACGCCGGTGAATCCGACGTCGTCGATCCGCACGGTGCCGTCGTCCTGGAGCACGCAGCCCAGTTTCCCGGCCAGCGGGTCGGCCTGCCGCGTGGTGGCGTGCACGAACACCGCCGCGCAGTCCACCGGCTCGCCTTCGCGGAACGCGACCCGTTCGGCTTCGTCCCCGGGCCCCTCCACACCGCGCACCGGCTCCGGGCGCACGCGCACAGCGCGCTTGCGCAGGAGCGCCTCATCCTCTGCGGACAAGGGGAAACCGTTGGCGCACAAGGTGACGTCCTGGCTCCATCGAGTCAGCTGAGCGGCGAACACGACGTCCTGCCGCCCCTCGGTGGCCAGGACGGCCAAGGGCCGACCCCGGAATTCCCAGGCGTGGCAATACGGGCAGCCGAGCACGCTCTTCCCCCAGCGCTCGGCCAGCCCCGCGATCCCGGGCAGGTCCTCGACCACCCCGGTGGCCAGCACGATCCGGCGAGCGTTCACCGGACCGCCGTCCTCGAACACGACCGTGAACCCGCCGCGATCGCCATCGACGGCGCGGACCCGGCCCTCGCGCAGGCGGATCTCCGGGTACTCCGCCAGCTGCTCGCGACCGGCGGCCCGTAACGCGTCCGGGTTCATCCCGTCGCAGGCCAAGAGCCCGTGCACCCCCGCGGCCGTCGAATTACGGCCCGCGCCACCGTCGACCACCAGCGCGCTGCGCCGGGACCGGCCGAGCACCAGCGCGGCGCTCAACCCGGCGGGTCCGGCACCGATGATCACCGCGTCATACCCGGTATCGCGCACGGCATGGCCTCTCTCTTCGGGAATCGGGGCAGCACCCGCATACCCGGGCCGCCCGCCGGGAAACCTGCTCCCGGCGGGCGCCACGCGCTCAATTCCGGTCGATGGTGAACGTGCTCGTCGTGTTCCGGATGTCCTCGGCGTTGTCGCTCAGGGTGAGCCCGGTGAACGTCGCCGAGCCGACGGCCGGGCCCTGTCCCGGTTCCGGCAGCTCGTTGACCCAGATCCCGATCCCCGACTTCGTGTCGAACTCGTCACCGCTGCGGTGCGCGCCGGTGATCGACACGTTCGTCAGCACCGTGTCCTCGACCGGGTTCTCCGGACGGCTTCCGGTGTACTTGGTCTGGAACATGATGCCACTGTATGTCGGGCTCTGGATGTCCACATCGGACACCCGGATACCACGGAACTCCTTGGAGGCGGAGAACATCCAGATCGCGGGGAACGTCTGCTGTCCCCAGAAATGGCCACCGGTGCGGACCAGTGACACGTTCTGGACGGTCGTCGGCCGCGGGCCGAACCCCAGGAACGGGTAGCCGAAGTCGAGCGAGCTGATCGTGATCCCCGAGTACGTCAGCGTGTCCGCGATGTAGAGGTTGCGGAAGGTATTGCTGTATCCGCCGTACACCGCCAGCCCCGCCGCACGCCACGGAAGCAGCACGGTCAGGTTCTCGAACACGTTGTCGTACTGGTTGCCCGCGTTGAGATCCGTGGCGGCGAACAACGCGAAACTGTCGTCACCGGTGGAGCGCGCCTCGTTGTTGGTGACCCGGTTTCCCGTGCTGCCGTTGGTGAAGTTGACCCCGTCGGCGAACATGTCGCGGATCCGCGAGTTCTTCACCGTCGTGTTGTCCACATTGGTCGCCCACAGCAGGCACATCTGGTGCTCCACCCAGATGTCGTCGATCGTCATGTTCGTGACGTTCGTGAAGTTGAAGACCTTGCCGGGACCGTCGATCCGGGACGTGTAGTTCCCGAACACGGCGAACCCGCCGAACGTCGAACCGCTCGCGCTCGCCTGCGCGTCGAACCCGATGTCGGTGTTCTCCTGCCCAGCCGGCGCAGTGAACCTCGTGAACCACGGCCCGGCGCCGAGCACCGTGATCGGCTTGCCGTACACGGTGACCTTGCTCGTCATCGGATACTGCCCCGGCGGAAGGAAGACGCCGGTGAGGTTCGGGTCCTGGCGGACCTTGTCCAGCGCGGCCTGCACGTCCTGCTGCGTGAACCCGGCCGGGACGGCGTAGCGCGCGGGGTCCGGGTTCGCGGCCGCGGTGGCCAGCTCGAAGTTCACGAAGTCGATGGCGTAGTTCAAGCCGTTGCCGTCGTCCTTCTGCAGCTTGATCTTGTGCCCGGCGGGCACTGTGGTGCCGAGCAGCATGCTGGCCTCGTCGTAGATATGGCGAGCGGGCCCGGCTCCCGGAGAGTTCTGCGGAGAGGCTTCGGGACCGTAAAGCCACGCGTGGCGCGAGGTCAAGTCGATGGCCTTCAGGAACGTGCCGTCGACGTAGACGTTCAGCGTCGAGTTCCGCCCGCCGCCACCCGCGGCGTCCGGCATCGAGAACCGGGTCACCAAGGTGTTCGTGGCCGCGCGGGTGGTGAACTCGACCGAGGAGCCGGTCGAATTCAGCGTCACGGCCTTGCGGCCCGACGCCTCCCCCGCGAGATCGCCGATCTTCCGGTTCGGGCCGATCACGGACGCGCCGCCGGCGACCACACCGTCTTCGGCCTCGTACATGTCGTAAGGCATGTTCGCGCCGCGGCCGACGAACAGCGCTTGCGTGCCGGTGTTGTTGCCCTGTTTGGCGGGCAGCTCGTTGGCGTCGTTCGCGACGACGGTCTTGACCGTGTACCGGCCGTTCCCGGCCGTCCAGGTGCCGACGTTCACCGGCGGCGCGGTGGCCCCGGCCGGGATCGCGCCGGTGTACGAGCCGGTGAGCGTCTTGACGACGGCGCCGTTCTGGTCGGTGATCGTCACCGTGACGCCGTGCGCGCCGCCCGCCGAAGCGACCGTTCCCTGGTTGCGCATCGTCGCGGAGAAGGTCACGGTGTCACCCGCCGTGGGGTTGTTCGGCGACCACGCGGTGGCCGCGACGAGGTCTGAGCTGGCCACCGGGCTGACGACGAGCGCCGTCGCGCCGGTGTAGGAGTTGTTGCTCTCGTCCTGCTCGACGACGGAGTTGGCCTCGTCGACCTTCGCGGTGAGCTGATGGCTGCCCGTCTCCCTGGTGCCGATGTCCGCCGACACCGTCGCGGACGCTCCGGCCGCGAGCGCGCCGACCTGCGCGGTACCGGCCTTCGCCGTGCCCAGGTAAAGGTTCACGTTCGTCGCCCCCGAGGCCGCCGTTCCGGCGTTGCGGACGGTCGCCGACACGGTGATCGCGTCGGTCTCCACCGGGTTCCGAGGCGACCAGGACACCCCCGAGACCGTCAGGTCGGGGTTCGGCGCGGGAACACCGAAGACCTGGAACTCCGCGGCCTGACCGCCGGGGGCTCCGGAGTTGGCGGTGATCCGCAGGCGGACGTCGGCGGCGCGGCCACCGGCCGGGATCGTCACGATGTTGCCGCTCGCGGGAGTGAAGGTGTACGTCTGCGCGGGCACCAATGTGGTGAACGCGGCCGCACCCTGGTCACGCCCTTCGACGGCGATCGTCTGCGTGCGCTGTGCCCACACGGGATCGGGGTTGAGCTTGACGACGATCCGGTCGAGGTCGGCGTTGGACCCGAGCGCGACGGTGAGCAGGTTCGGGTACGCCGCGCCCTCCCAATAGGTGGTCACGGAGTCGTCGTTGGCGTTGGCCGCGACATAACCGTGCTGCACCGAAGACGCCGTGATCGGCTTGCCCAGCGCGAGATTCGTCCCTGCCCGCGTACCGGTCCTCGTCACCGTGCCGCTGCTCGGCGACTGGTTGCCCGCCGCGTCGCGGGCACGCACGGAATAGGCGACCGTCGCGCTCTCCGGCTGGTCGTCGGTGTAGGTCAGGACGTCCCCGGTGACGCCGCCGCGCAGCTGCCCGTTCGCGTACACGTCGTAACCCGTGACTCCGGTGTTGTCGGTCGACGCCGACCACGTGAGCCGGATCTCGCCGCTCGACGGCTCGGTGTAGGAGAGATTCCCCGGCGCGGACGGCGGCTGCGTGTCCCCGCCCGCGGGACCGTGCACTTCGAACTCCGAGAGCTGGGCCGCGGGCCAGCCGGTGTTGGCGGTGATGTTCAGCCGTACGAACCGGATGTTCCCGGTGACGTCGAGGGTGACCGTGTTGCCGGTCGCGGGGTCGAACCGGTGCCCGTCCGACGGCACGAGATCGCTGAAGCTCGTGCCGTTCGCGCTGCCCTGCACCGAGAAGGTCTGCGTGCGGGCTTCCCAGCCCGACGGCAGTTTGAGCACGAGCCGGGCGATGGTCGTGGCCGCGCCGAGGNTGCGGGCTTCCCAGCCCGACGGCAGTTTGAGCACGAGCCGGGCGATGGTCGTGGCCGCGCCGAGGTCGGCCTGGATCCATTGCGGGAACTGGCTGTTCGTGCTTTCCCAGTAGGTGGCTTGGTTGCCATCCCCGATGTTCGAAACGGCGTAGCCGGCCAG is a genomic window containing:
- a CDS encoding NAD(P)/FAD-dependent oxidoreductase; translation: MRDTGYDAVIIGAGPAGLSAALVLGRSRRSALVVDGGAGRNSTAAGVHGLLACDGMNPDALRAAGREQLAEYPEIRLREGRVRAVDGDRGGFTVVFEDGGPVNARRIVLATGVVEDLPGIAGLAERWGKSVLGCPYCHAWEFRGRPLAVLATEGRQDVVFAAQLTRWSQDVTLCANGFPLSAEDEALLRKRAVRVRPEPVRGVEGPGDEAERVAFREGEPVDCAAVFVHATTRQADPLAGKLGCVLQDDGTVRIDDVGFTGVPGVYAAGDLARRESCPSGMTFVVTAAAMGFVTATAVDHELFREELD
- a CDS encoding discoidin domain-containing protein; this translates as MRTRRLLTYAALSLLLAPPAVAASEAPTNLATPAAAEAADATYTASSQLAGYAVSNIGDGNQATYWESTNSQFPQWIQADLGAATTIARLVLKLPSGWEARXLGAATTIARLVLKLPSGWEARTQTFSVQGSANGTSFSDLVPSDGHRFDPATGNTVTLDVTGNIRFVRLNITANTGWPAAQLSEFEVHGPAGGDTQPPSAPGNLSYTEPSSGEIRLTWSASTDNTGVTGYDVYANGQLRGGVTGDVLTYTDDQPESATVAYSVRARDAAGNQSPSSGTVTRTGTRAGTNLALGKPITASSVQHGYVAANANDDSVTTYWEGAAYPNLLTVALGSNADLDRIVVKLNPDPVWAQRTQTIAVEGRDQGAAAFTTLVPAQTYTFTPASGNIVTIPAGGRAADVRLRITANSGAPGGQAAEFQVFGVPAPNPDLTVSGVSWSPRNPVETDAITVSATVRNAGTAASGATNVNLYLGTAKAGTAQVGALAAGASATVSADIGTRETGSHQLTAKVDEANSVVEQDESNNSYTGATALVVSPVASSDLVAATAWSPNNPTAGDTVTFSATMRNQGTVASAGGAHGVTVTITDQNGAVVKTLTGSYTGAIPAGATAPPVNVGTWTAGNGRYTVKTVVANDANELPAKQGNNTGTQALFVGRGANMPYDMYEAEDGVVAGGASVIGPNRKIGDLAGEASGRKAVTLNSTGSSVEFTTRAATNTLVTRFSMPDAAGGGGRNSTLNVYVDGTFLKAIDLTSRHAWLYGPEASPQNSPGAGPARHIYDEASMLLGTTVPAGHKIKLQKDDGNGLNYAIDFVNFELATAAANPDPARYAVPAGFTQQDVQAALDKVRQDPNLTGVFLPPGQYPMTSKVTVYGKPITVLGAGPWFTRFTAPAGQENTDIGFDAQASASGSTFGGFAVFGNYTSRIDGPGKVFNFTNVTNMTIDDIWVEHQMCLLWATNVDNTTVKNSRIRDMFADGVNFTNGSTGNRVTNNEARSTGDDSFALFAATDLNAGNQYDNVFENLTVLLPWRAAGLAVYGGYSNTFRNLYIADTLTYSGITISSLDFGYPFLGFGPRPTTVQNVSLVRTGGHFWGQQTFPAIWMFSASKEFRGIRVSDVDIQSPTYSGIMFQTKYTGSRPENPVEDTVLTNVSITGAHRSGDEFDTKSGIGIWVNELPEPGQGPAVGSATFTGLTLSDNAEDIRNTTSTFTIDRN